The following DNA comes from Desulfotomaculum sp..
TACACTGACAGGCCGCGACTGCAGGAAGCCGTTAGGAATCCAGGATTCAAAAAAATAAAGTGCGCCCTGTGTCGGATCATTTCCGTCTAACGCATCCTGGGCCGCCAACATGGACATGGGGCTGGGATTTACATTTATCCAGCCGTTTAAAACAGGTTCAAACTGATAAGCCCCTCCTTCGTCGACCTGGTAGATGACATCAGGTATTGTTACGGGGAAGCAGCCGCTCAGTATCCGGTTTAGTACCACAGCCCCGACGGCAACCTTGGTCAAATAAGACTCGGAGTCAGCTTCGGCAGTGATCAGGCGGGATAATAGCTCAAAGTCCGATCTCGTATAGGGAACATTCCCTTCATAAAAACCCGACCTGCTGACCTGTGGGCTGCCGGTTTGCTGTAAACCCGGTATATACAGCGTTTGTCCAGCATAGATATATTCGGAAGACAACCCGTTATACGACATAATTTGTGAATAGCCTAAACCGAATTTCTGGCCGATCTGATAAAGGGTATCTCCGGGAAGAACGTAATACGCTGTATGGCTTTGGCTCTGATCCGGAATGTACAAACTTTCTCCCGGGTATATGAAATCGTCACTAAGGTTATTGGATGACATAATGTTTTCTACGGAAGATCCATATTGCCGGCTTATTGAATAGAGTGTTTCTCCCTGGTTGACTGTGTGAACAGCTGCAGGGGAGATTCCGGGGAAAGAAAAAAGTAAAGCTGCTGCCGCAACGCCTGATAATAATAATTGGCGCAAATTCATATGCCCTCCTTTTGGCCTTCGGGGTTAGCTGACGGGTTCGGAAAGAGGGTTCCCTACCTGAGATGCCGGACACCTCCTTTAAGCAAATCAGGATTCACCCCTGTTATTTTTATTTCCCCCGTATCCTTTTTGTGGAATTCGGCCATGTTTGTTTTTGCTAAAACGCTATAATTATACACTTATGCCTTTTCTGAATCCAAGAAGTAATTTATTCCAGAAAAAATTATGAATAATATTGTTGATAAAAGCCAATCATAATTTCAGGGTAAGTAATGGTCTATATAGATCATTACGAAACCTAACATATAGGAACCCTTCCCAATTGGGAAGGGTTCCTTCTTAACGTTCTGATATATTGTTTTAGTATATTATTTTAGTTCTAAAGTTGTTGCTCCGATTGGTCCAGGTTCAAGTATTAATGAACGGGCGTGAACCCCGTTTTGTTTGAATGTGTCTTTCATTGCCTGGGCTATGGATTCAAAATTATTGTCGGCAAGGGCCAGCAGGCTTGGGCCTGCTCCACTAATACATACTCCCCTGGCGCCGGCAAGCCTTGCTGCGGCAAGAACTTTTTTCAGACCGGGAACCAGGTTGGAACGATATGGCTGGTGTATACGGTCTTCCATTGCAGTTGAGAGCATACTGAAGTCACCCTGAGATAAGGCGGTTAAAAGCAAAGCCAGCCGGCCCAGGTTGAAGACAGTATCCTGTAAGCTTACCTGCTGGGGTAGTACTTCCCTGGCCCTTTTTGTCATCACAAAAAAATCCGGAATAGCCATAATAGCTTTCAAACCAGTCGGTGGATTAATTTTCATGTATTTGATGTCGCCGTCTACGGGTACTGAAACAACGATACCGCCCAATAAGGCGGGAGCAACGTTATCAGGATGTCCTTCCAGAGACGTGGCCAGGGCAAGGATTTCTTTTTGGGAAAGAGTTCCGCCAATCAGGGTATTTGCCGCGATAAGACCGCCTATAATTGCCGCCGCGCTGCTTCCTAAGCCCCGCGCGATCGGAATATTATTGGTCAGTTTTATTTTTAGCCCTTCCGGAATTTTTCCAACCTGTTCGAAAAGCCTTACTGCGGCCTGATATACTATATTCTTTTCATTGCGGGCGATATCCCGGCTGCCTTCCCCTTGTACTTCGATTTGCAGGCCGGAGCTAATCTGCTGCATCTCAACAGTGTTATACAACTGCAAGGCCATTCCAAGGCAGTCAAAGCCGGGACCCATGTTGGCCGTAGTTGCCGGAACCTGTACTCGAATCACTTTATTCCTCCAGAATGATTTTTTCAACAGCGTTTATTTCTGCAGGAACTTGTAACGGTTGATTGGAAATGCTGTTAATTGCCGTATTAGGATCTTTTAGTCCGTGACCAGTAAGAACGCAGACGATTTTATTGTCCGGCCGAAAGAAATTCCCGGAAGCCAGTTTAAGAACCCCGGCTACGGAAGCAGCGGAGGCCGGCTCCACAAACAACCCTTCCATTCCGGCGAGCAGTCTGTATGCATGGAGGATCTCCTCATCAGTAACGAAATCAATTAAGCCGCCTGAATTGGTTGCTGCGCCGACAGCTCCCTGCCAGCTGGCGGGGTTGCCGATTCTAATTGCTGTTGCAATAGTTTCCGGTTTTTCTATTACCCTTCCTTTAACTATAGCAGCAGCCCCTTCAGCTTCAAAACCAATCATTTTAGGTCTGGAATTTACCTTTCCACGGCTGCAATATTCGCAGAAACCTTTCCAATAAGCCGTAATATTACCGGCATTGCCTACTGGAATAGCCAGGTAATCCGGCGCCTGTCCAAACCTGTCGCAGATTTCAAAAGCTGCTGTTTTCTGGCCTTCAATGCGGTATGGATTTACTGAGTTGACTAATGTGATAGGATGCCTGTCGGTGATATTCCGGACTATTTTTAGAGCCTGATCGAAATTCCCGTCAACAGAGACTACTTTTGCACCATAGATCAGGGCTTGAGCCAGTTTTCCAGCCGCTATTTTCCCTTCCGGGATCAACACGACGCAGCGCAGGCCGGCACGGGCGGCGTAAGCTGCGGCGGATGCGGATGTATTCCCTGTGGAAGCGCAGATTACAGTCCGCGATCCTTCTTCAATTGCCTTGGCCATCGCCATGCACATACCTCTGTCTTTAAAAGAACCGGTTGGATTTAAACCCTCAAATTTAAAGTAAATTTGGGCGCCGGCCAGAGAATCAAGCTTACGGGCTTTAATAAGAGGTGTGTTTCCTTCATTCAAAGTGATGAATGGTGTCTTTTCCGTTACGGGTAAAAAATCACGGTAGTTTTCGATAACTCCTGGCCAGTTCATTTAATCATTTTCTCCTTCTACTCGAATCACGTTGCTTATTTCGTCGACTGCCGGTAATTTTTCAATAACTTTTAAAGCGTCCTGCAGGTTTTGTTCCTTGACCTGGTGAGTTATCATAACAAGCTCGGCTAATTTTCTGTCTGTGTTTTTCTGAATAACTGAAGCAAGGCTTACTCCTTTATCTCCAAACGCGTAAGCTATTGAGGCAAGGACACCGGGACGGTCCGCCACCAAAAGACGCAAATAATATTTACTTTCTACGAAACCGATTGGTAAAACGGATTTCTGTTCATAGCATGTACATCCGATGGATCCCGGAACACCATAAAGAATGTTTCTGGCCGCATCCATGACGTCTGAAACAACAGCGCTGGCGGTAGGCATTTCACCAGCTCCTCTTCCATAGAACATTGTTTCGCCTATCGCGTCTCCCTGTACAAAGATAGCGTTATAAACATCATTGACGGCTGAAAGAGGATGTCCTTCGGGAACAAAAGTGGGATGGACCCTTGCTTCGATTCCTTCATCAGTATCTTTGGCAATGGCCAGCAGCTTGATTATATAACCAAGTTCTTTTGCGTATAAGATATCACGTTCGTTTATTTTACTGATTCCTTCAATATGAACGTCTTCCAGGCTAACTCTGCTGTTAAAAGCGATTGAGGCTAAAATGGACAGTTTATAAGCGGCGTCTAATCCCTCGATGTCCGAGGCGGGATCCGCTTCCGCATATCCTTTGGCCTGGGCTTCGCTTAAAGATAGGGAAAGACTTTTCCCTTCCAGTGTCATTTTGGTCAAGATGTAATTTGTTGTGCCGTTGATAATGCCCATTATCTTTTGAAGGCGGTTTGCGGCAAGACATTGTTTTAAAGGTTTGATAATCGGTATTCCGCCCCCGACACTTCCTTCAAAAAGAAGATCGACATGGTTTTCTTGGGCAGCTTCAAACAATTCCTTTCCATGAAGGGCAATTAGGTTTTTGTTGGCGGTGACCACGCATTTCCTTTTTTTTAAGGCTTGTGTAACATACTCTAAAGCGGGGTGGATGCCGCCCATAACTTCAATAATTATATCTATGCCGGGATTATCTATAAGATCGTTGTAACTGTCTGTCAAGAGCTTTTGATTAATCGTTATATCCCTTGGTTTTTTCAGATCGTGAACCAGGATGCCGGCTATTTCCAAATCTGTACATATTTTTTGACTGATGTTCTCAGCATTACCGGTAAGAAGGCGGCAAACTCCTTTTCCTACTGTACCCAAGCCAAGAAGGCCAACCTTGATAGGGTTTTTCAAATTTACCAACCTCCAAAATCGCCCGTATACGAAAGAATC
Coding sequences within:
- a CDS encoding cell wall hydrolase, translated to MNLRQLLLSGVAAAALLFSFPGISPAAVHTVNQGETLYSISRQYGSSVENIMSSNNLSDDFIYPGESLYIPDQSQSHTAYYVLPGDTLYQIGQKFGLGYSQIMSYNGLSSEYIYAGQTLYIPGLQQTGSPQVSRSGFYEGNVPYTRSDFELLSRLITAEADSESYLTKVAVGAVVLNRILSGCFPVTIPDVIYQVDEGGAYQFEPVLNGWINVNPSPMSMLAAQDALDGNDPTQGALYFFESWIPNGFLQSRPVSVQLDSFTFTY
- a CDS encoding homoserine kinase — its product is MGPGFDCLGMALQLYNTVEMQQISSGLQIEVQGEGSRDIARNEKNIVYQAAVRLFEQVGKIPEGLKIKLTNNIPIARGLGSSAAAIIGGLIAANTLIGGTLSQKEILALATSLEGHPDNVAPALLGGIVVSVPVDGDIKYMKINPPTGLKAIMAIPDFFVMTKRAREVLPQQVSLQDTVFNLGRLALLLTALSQGDFSMLSTAMEDRIHQPYRSNLVPGLKKVLAAARLAGARGVCISGAGPSLLALADNNFESIAQAMKDTFKQNGVHARSLILEPGPIGATTLELK
- a CDS encoding threonine synthase — its product is MNWPGVIENYRDFLPVTEKTPFITLNEGNTPLIKARKLDSLAGAQIYFKFEGLNPTGSFKDRGMCMAMAKAIEEGSRTVICASTGNTSASAAAYAARAGLRCVVLIPEGKIAAGKLAQALIYGAKVVSVDGNFDQALKIVRNITDRHPITLVNSVNPYRIEGQKTAAFEICDRFGQAPDYLAIPVGNAGNITAYWKGFCEYCSRGKVNSRPKMIGFEAEGAAAIVKGRVIEKPETIATAIRIGNPASWQGAVGAATNSGGLIDFVTDEEILHAYRLLAGMEGLFVEPASAASVAGVLKLASGNFFRPDNKIVCVLTGHGLKDPNTAINSISNQPLQVPAEINAVEKIILEE
- a CDS encoding homoserine dehydrogenase, whose product is MKNPIKVGLLGLGTVGKGVCRLLTGNAENISQKICTDLEIAGILVHDLKKPRDITINQKLLTDSYNDLIDNPGIDIIIEVMGGIHPALEYVTQALKKRKCVVTANKNLIALHGKELFEAAQENHVDLLFEGSVGGGIPIIKPLKQCLAANRLQKIMGIINGTTNYILTKMTLEGKSLSLSLSEAQAKGYAEADPASDIEGLDAAYKLSILASIAFNSRVSLEDVHIEGISKINERDILYAKELGYIIKLLAIAKDTDEGIEARVHPTFVPEGHPLSAVNDVYNAIFVQGDAIGETMFYGRGAGEMPTASAVVSDVMDAARNILYGVPGSIGCTCYEQKSVLPIGFVESKYYLRLLVADRPGVLASIAYAFGDKGVSLASVIQKNTDRKLAELVMITHQVKEQNLQDALKVIEKLPAVDEISNVIRVEGEND